In Gemmatimonadota bacterium, the genomic window TTCATCGATCAGTTCCGTGTCTTCGAAAGGAATCTCGACCTTGAACCGGGTCTCCATGGATTCCCGGCCGCCGGGCACGGGTGTACTGACCCCGTTTCTGAATTCGCCGACGATGGTCTTTTCGAGTATCGTAACGCTCAGGATGTTCCCGTTGGCCAGGTGGTCCCGGAAAGTGGAGTATCCGATTTCCATCCCGTCGGACCGGTTCCGGCTGAAGAACTGTACCAGCACCACCGACAGCAGGGCCAGGAGTACCCACATGACGATGGTGCGCGTACGGCGAGGAGCTTGCTGCCGGTTGCCGCGGCCCTGGCCTGGAGCTTGCCGCCGGTTGCCGCGGTCCTGACGTGGTTGAGCGGGGCGTCGTCCCCGCGGCTCTTCCTTGTGCTGCCTGGAGTTCGTCATTTGAACTTGCTCGTCCCGAGTGCTTGTGTGTTGCGCCAATAAATAAGCGTGAGGATATGCGAGGCCGTATTCACGCCCGCATGCCCCCACGCTCAGGCATCCCGTTCATCGACCACGGCGACGTACGGCAGGTCCCGATAACGCTCGCCCCAGTCGAGGCCGTACCCTACGACGAAATCGCCCGGTATGTCGAATCCCCGGTAATCGATCGTCACGGTCGCACGGTGCGCCTCCGGTTTGACCAGCAAGGCGCATACCTTCAGAGACAACGGTTCTTGCTTCGTCAACACTTCCGTAAGATAGCCCAGCGTCAGCCCCGTGTCAACGATGTCCTCCACGATCACGGCGTGCCGTCCGCGGATGTTCACATCGAAGATTTCGGCCTTCACGACACCGGCAGAAACCTGCCCCGTCCCATAGGTTGAAGCGCGTACGAAGTCGATGGTGTGAGGTACCGTGATTTCCCGCATAAGGTCGGCGAGGAAGACCACGCACCCCTTGAGGCATCCGATGAGTACCGGGTTCTTCTCCCGGTAGTCCGTGGATAGCCGCGCACCGAGGCTTTTTACCTTCTCCGCGATCTGTTCTTCGGTGAGCAGGATTCTCATCACTTCGGATCTTTCACCATAAGCTCGGCGACCATCACCCGCCGGGTCTTCACGGTGACCAGGCCCTCGTTGCTCTGCCGGTAGCCCGCCACCCACAGGATCTGCGTTCCGTCCGTGACGACCGGCACGCGGTCGCGCAAGAGCCGGGGCACGTCCCACTCGTTGAACAGCTTCTTCAGGGACTTGTGTCCCGCCAGGCCGAAGGGCGTCATGCGGTCACCCCGTTCGCGGGAACGCACGGTCCACGGCCGGCGCACGGCCGCCGCATCGAAAACGGCCCGATTGGCCGTCGCGCCGGGCGCGGTTTCCGCGGACCCTTCCGCGACGTGGATCGACAGGTTCGTGCCCGGTACCTCCACCGTCCCGGGAACTTCCAGATTCAGTAGGAAAGGCGTTAACAAACCTCGACATAAAACCAGTTCGGACCTGCGGCATTCCATGCGGATCCCGCAGGGCAGTTCATGGATCCGGCCGACCGGCCCCCGGCCGATCCATGCACGGGCATCCTCCACCTGGTCGAAACGCAGTCGCTCCTCGTTGCCGCCCACGGTCCGGAACAGGCGCCGGACCAGGACCCGCTGCAGGGCGGGCGCCGCGTTCCCCCAGGCATCGAGGTCCACCCGAAGAATCTTCCCGTCCTCGTGCCGGGCATAATCGGCGAGGAACGTCGTCGCCTCTGCGTCCAGGTACTCCGCCTCGCCGCGCGTCATGTCGGCGAGCCGGGCCAGACCCTGCACGATATGGGGATTGTACTCCCTTTGCAGCAAGGGTACCAGGTGGTGCCGGATCCTGTTTCGGGGTACGTCCTGGTCCTCATTGGTGCGGTCGGTACGGTAGGACAAGCCGTGCTTCCGCGCATATTCGGCGATCTCGCCGGCGGTGACGTCCAGCAGAGGCCGGATGACCCATCCTTCCCTGACCGGCCGGATGGCGGACAGCCCCGAACTGCCGCTGCCGCGCAAGAGCCGCATCAATACCGTCTCGGCCTGATCGTCCGCCGTATGGCCGGTCGCCACGGCATCCGCATCCTGGTCCAGAAGCACCCTTCTCAGGAATCCGTATCGCACCTCGCGCGCGCCCTGCTCGACGGAACAGCCGTTTTCCCGGCAGTAGGCGGGGACGTCCGCCCGTTCCGCGACGCAGGGCAGGCCCAGTGACGCCGCGTAGTCCATGACGAAGGCGGCGTCTTCCCGTCCTTCCCCGCCGCGGAGACCGTGGTCGAGATGCGCCGCCCCCAGTTCCATGTCCAGCTTGCCGCGGAGGCCGTGCAGGACGTGCAGGAGGACCACCGAGTCCGCGCCGCCCGAAACCGCGGCGATCACCCGGTCGCCCGCCTTGACCATCCCGTGGCGCCGGACCGTATGCTCGACTTTATGTTCCAAGTCGTTCGGCATGGGAAATCCCGGCTTGTGGAATAGCGGGGGAGACATAATGAAAATGGCCTTCCGAGTGCAGAAAGGCCATGGAACATAGCGGCGCAGGGATTCGAACCCCGGACACTCGGATTATGATTCCGATGCTCTGACCAACTGAGCTACGCCGCCTCGAATCGAACATCCCAATATAGACCCGGACGGGTAGAGTGTCAAGGCAATTACCGGTTCGTACAGCCGGCTCTAATGTGATTGTTATTGACCTGCGAAAAGGGATGCATTACACATGTTTGTGCTAGATTTCACAGGCATTTCCGTCGAGGTGAGGATTGGCTGAAATCGATTCGAATACCGCCGCTGATCCGGTAGCCGATACCGAAGACGAAGGTCTCGTTCGGGGGCTCGGTCCCCTCGAAGCCACCACCATCATCGTGGGCGGCGTCATCGGTTCCGGCATCTTCCAGGCGCCGAGCGCCATCGCCTCCAACGTAGGCTCGCCGGGCATGAGCCTGCTCGTCTGGCTGGTCTGCGGTCTCCTCGCCCTGTGCGGCGGGCTCTGCATCGCCGAACTCGGCGCCATGCTGCCCCGGACCGGCGGCCAGTACGTCTACGTCCGCGAAGCCTACCGCAGGCGCTGGGTTACCTTCATCTACGGATGGTCCGCCTTCTGGCTCGTGTGGCCGGTTTCCATCGCCGCCGTCGCCAACGTATTCGCCAATTACCTGGCCAGTGTGGTCAACATCATCACCGCCGACACGGGCGGCCAGGGCATCGTCCTGAGCGACGGCGCCCAGGCGGTGATCGCTTCGGCGTGCGTGTTGATCCTGATGATGATCAACGTGGTCGGCGTCCGATGGAGCGGCCGGGTCACCAACCTGTTTACCTTCATCAAGGTTGCCGCGCTTGGCGGACTCATCCTGCTGGGCCTGTTCATGGCCGAGAAGGGATCGATGGCCCATTTCTCGCCGCTGTTCGGCGGTGGCGGGACGGCCGTGAGCGGATTCGCACTGGGCGCTTTCGGCGCGGCCATGGTGACCGGCCTGTTCTCGTACGAAGGATGGACCTTCTCCAGTTACGTCGCCGGGGAGATGCGCGACCCGCGCCGCAATCTCCCGCTGTCGATCATCGTCGGCGTACTCTTCGTAATCGTGATCTACCTGGCGGCGAACTTCGTGTACATGCTGGTCCTGCCCTTCGAGCAGGTCCAGACCTCGCAGTGGATCGCGGCGGACGTGATGAAGGTCCTGCTGGGCGACGGGGGCGCCCTCTTCATCTCGATCGGCGTGATGTGTTCCACCTTCGGCGGGGTTAACGTCCACATGCTGGTGGCTCCCCGCCTGTTTTTCGCCCAAAGCAGGGACGGTCTTTTCTTCAAGGGGCTCAGCCGCGCACACCCGAGGTTCCGCACGCCGGCGGCATCCATTCTCGCCCAGGGCATTCTGGCCGCCCTGTTCGCGCTGACGCCGAGGTTCGAGGATATCATCTCTTATGGCTCCTTCACTTCGTACTTTTTTTCCATCCTCGCGATCGCCGCGGTCATCGTGCTGCGCTTCAGCCGGCCCGACGCGAATCGACCTTACCGGACCTGGGGCTATCCGGTTACGCCCCTGCTTTTCCTCGCCGTCATATCCGGTTACCTGGTGTCTCTGCTGACTAACGTGGCGTTCATCTACAATACGCTCATCGGCCTGGCCATCGTCGCCGCCGGCTTTCCCTTCTACTTCTACTGGGAAAAGAAAAACAAAGGAAACTGAGGGATTTCATGCGGGATTTGCTGATCGTGGAACAGAACAACGTCATCCGCTACGATGACGTGTCACTTTCCCATCTCCAGGAGACCCTGGACGGCTCCAGGGGCCTGTTCTGGCTGGACATCGAGCAGATCACGGACGAAGACGCGGCGTTCTTGAGCGATTTCAAGGAGTTCGGCGTCCACCCCCTGTCGGTGAAAGCCTGCCGGGAGGTCTCCACCCGTCCCTATTCGGCGGTGTTTCCGGGACACCTGTTCATCGTCCTGCACGTGCAGGAGGGTCCGGACGGGCCGCCGGCCAAGTTGGGGTTCTTCCTGGCGCCCGACTACCTGGTTACCGTCCATGCCACCCCGCTGGCCTTTTTGCAGGAAGTCAAGGACCGGATCCAGCGGGATGCCCAGCTGATGCGGTCCACGGACCAGGCGGTCGGCCTGATCATGCAGACCATTGCCGACTGCCAGGACCCGCTGGTTGCCGAGCTTGTCGTGGAAACGATTCCACCGGACCAGGACCTGGAAGCCCGATGGATCTACGACAGGCAGCGCCGCCTGAACGACATGATCCATCTCGTAAGACCACAGTGCGACATCGTCCACTCGCTATACGCCGGCGAGAAACTCTCCCTGCAGCCGGATGCGGTCGTCCAGCTGCAGGACGCGTATCACCGGTTCAGGAATATGGCCGACGCGCTCACGCGCACCTGGGAAATGCTGAACGACGCGGCGATGGCCGCCCAGACGAAAGCCCTCAGGAGAATCGACGCCTCCTCGCGGCGCCTGACCTTCCTGGTCGCCCTGTTGCTTCCCGTGCTCGTCATAGCCGTCCTGCTCGGGATCGACGATCCCCCGATGAGCAACGTGGCCACACCGGCGGTCGTGGGCATCGGCCTGGCGGTTTCGTTGCTGGTCGCCATCGTGCTGGTCCTCACAGCGAGAAAGAGATAACGGACTTAAGCTCCTCGAGGTACCGTTGAACCGTCGTCCAGTCATTCGTTTCTTCCTACGGGGTCTCCTCTTTCGGGGTCTCCTCTTCACGGGCGTCGTATTTCACGCCGGCGACCCGGGCTCCATCTCCGCGCAGGACCGCCTGGTCATCGTCTCTCCGCACTGGGAAGGCATCCGCTACGAATTCACCCGGGGATTCGACGCCTTTTACCGCGATGAAACCGGTCGCGGGGTCGAGATCGAGTGGATGGACGTGGGTGGGACTTCGGAGATCATCCGGTTCATAAAGTCCGAGTTTACCGGCAAGCCGGAAGGCATCGGGATCGACATGATGTACGGCGGGGGCAGCGATCCGTTCGTGGAACTGGCGCGCCTCGACCTCCTGGCGCCGTACCGCCTTCCCGATGACCAGTTGGACGAGCTACCGGCCGAGGCGGGCGGATATCCGATATACGACGCGGAATACCGGTGGTACGGCGCGACAATGGCCGGGTTCGGCATCATGTACAACAAGCGGGTGGCGCAACTCGTGGAACTGCCCGTGCCGGAGACCTGGGAAGACCTGGCCGATCCCCGGCTCTACTCGTGGGTCGGCGCGGCCGATCCCCGTAAGAGCGGCAGCGCGCACGTGCCTTTCGAGATCATGCTGCAGGTCTACGGCTGGGAACGGGGCTGGCAGATCATTACCGCCCTGGGCGCCAACGCCCGGGGGTTCGCGAATTCGGGAAGCCAGGTGCCCAAAGACGTGACGTCCGGCGAAGTGGCCTACGGGATGGCCATCGATTTCTACGCCTGGGCACAGATCAACGCCGTGGGCCCCGAGATGATCGGATATACCATGCCGGACAATCTCACGATCCTGAACCCGGACGGCATATCCATTCTGAAAGGCGCGCCCAATATGGCTGTGGCGCAGTCCTTCCTTCGCTTTGTCCTGTCCGAAGCCGGACAGCGCCTGTGGATGCAGAAACCCGGCACGCCGGGCGGACCGGAGCAGTTCCAGCTGAACCGGTTCACGGTGCTGCCCCGCCTCTACCAGCGCATCGATCCGGCGCATACCTCGGTCACTTTCAATCCCTTTGCGTGGAAATCGTCTTTCGTGTACGATGCCGTGAAAGGCGCCGCTCGGCGTCATATCGTCGACGACATGATCGGCGTCTTCGTCATCGACGCCCACGCTGCCCTGCAACGAACGTGGCGGCGCGCCATCGAAACGGGCGACGTGGAGCGTCTCCTGCCGTCGCTGGGCGCCGTGCCCATCACGGAGGAGGAATCGCTGGCCCTGGACGACCGCTGGCGGGACCAGGCCTTCCGGAACCGGACCCTGCTCTCGTGGAGCCGGCTGGCGGCCGAGAAGTACGGATCGGGCGCGTCCGGCTGGGCCGGCGCCAGGTACCTGCTCTTCTCCGGCAGCGGCCTGGTACTGGCGGGGATGGTGCTTTACCTCTGGAGGTTGAAGCGGAGAAGCGGTTGAGGTACAGACGGATGCGTGATATTTCATACCCTGAATGGTTTTGCATATCTGGGGAGAACGAAGCATGGTCAGTCTGACCCTGCGGGGAGTAACCCGGAAATTCGGTGACGTGACGGCGGTCGACGACGTGTCGGTGGAGATCGCCGGAGGTGAACTGTTCTTTCTCCTGGGCCCATCCGGTTGCGGAAAGACGACGCTCCTTCGATTGATCGCCGGGTTCTACGCGCCCGACGCGGGAAGCATCCTGTTCGACGACAAGGACGTGACGAGGACGCCGCCCCACCGGCGGAACACGGGCATGGTGTTCCAGAACTACGCGCTCTGGCCGCACATGTCCGTCTGGGAGAACGTGGCCTATGGACTCGTCCTGCGCAAGATCCCGTCTTCGGAACAGAACGACCGCGTCTCGGAAGCCCTGGGGATGGTGAGGATGGATCGATACGGTGAGCGGTCGCCGAACCAGATGTCCGGCGGCCAGCAGCAGCGCGTGGCCCTGGCCCGCGCTCTCGTGATCCGGCCCGACGTGGTGCTGCTCGACGAGCCGCTGTCCAACCTCGACGCCCGGCTCCGCCTGGAAATGCGCGATGAGATCCGGCGGATCCACGATGAGACCGGCACGACGATGATCTACGTGACCCACGACCAGAAGGAAGCCCTTTCCATGGCGGACCGCGTGGCCGTGATGGACATGGGGGCCGTGGTCCAGACCGGGGAGCCGCGTTCGATCTACGATCGGCCCGCGAACGCGTTCGTGGCGGATTTCATCGGGGAGACGAATTTCGTGGCCGGCCGGTTGACGCGTTCGGAGCTTCCCCTGGCCGTCGAGACCGCAGTCGGCGTCCTCCATTCGACGGTCGAACCCGTCGAGGACCTGTCGCCAGGCGACGAAGTGGTCTGCTCCGTCCGGCCCGAGGCCATCCATGTTTCGGATCCGGACACCGCCGCAGGCGAAGACGCCGCCACCGTCGAGGACGAGAACGAGGAGGAAAACGTCATGGACGGCGTCGTCCGGCAGACCGTCTACCTCGGCGACCACGAGCAGTATTCGGTCCAGCTGGCCGACGGCACGCCCATGAAGCTGGTGGACCACCGTCCCGGGCGGCGGCTCGCCGGTCCCGGCGCGCCGGTCCGGTTGAAGTGCGACGCGTCACAGGTCGTCGTGCTCGGGAAACCGGGATAGCGGTACCGCGGAGCCTGCCCTCATGCCCAGTACCCGATTCGATCTCTCGGACCTGACCCCCGGCGTCCTCGCCATCCTGGGCATTCTCGTCCTCTTCTTCGGCCTCTTCCTGTTCTACCCGATCCTGCACGTCCTGTTGAACGCCTTCTACACGGACGAACAGTTTTCCGTGGAGTTCTTCGGACTGATGCTGCAGAGCCCGGTGCAGCAGCGGGCGCTGATCAACAGTTTCGAGCTGGGCATCGTCACGACCGCCCTCACGACGATCATCGCCCTGCCCATGGCCGTCGCTCTCGTGCGGTACGATTTCATCGGGAAGGGCCTGCTGGGCGGACTCGCCCTCGTGCCCATGATCATGCCCCCTTTCGTGGGCGCCATCGGGATGAAGCAGATGTTCGCCCGGTTCGGTTCGATCAACCTGTTCCTCCTGGAAACGGGCCTGATCGACGCGCCCATCGACTGGTTCGGAGGCGGCGGATTCTGGGGCGTCGTGATCCTCGAGGCGCTGCACCTGTACCCCATCATGTACCTGAACATCGCCGCCGCGCTGGCCAACGTGGACCCCAGCCTGGAGGAGTCGGCCCGCAACGTGGGCGCGGGCGGCTTCCGCCTGTTCCGCACCGTTACCTTCCCGCTCATGCTGCCCGGATATTTCGCCGGCGCGATCATCGTGTTCATCTGGGCATTTACGGATCTGGGTACGCCCCTGATCTTCGAATTCCGCGAGGTGGTGGCGGTCCAGATTTTCAACATGTCCACCGACGTCCACGCGAATCCCCTGGGCTACGCCCTGGTCGTCTTCGTCGTCCTGGTCACCCTCGCCCTGTTCTACCTCTCCAAGAAGTTCTTCGGCGGCCGCCACTACGAGATGGTCGCCCGCGGCCACGTGGCGTCGGCCTCGAAGCGAGCGACCTCGTTTGAGACCGTATTGATCTGGGGCATGCTCCTCTCCATCACGGGCATTGCGCTGATCCCCCACCTCAGTGTGGTCCTCACCTCCGTGACCGAACGCTGGTTCATGACCGTGCTCCCCTCCGACTACACCGTCGCCTATTACGGGCAGATCTTCGCCCACGACCTGACCCTGCTTTCCATCCAGAACAGCCTGTGGCTGAGCGTGATGAGCACCATCATCGATATCGTCCTCGGCGTCGCCATCGCCTACCTGCTGACCCGAAGGCGCTTCCCGTTCCGGGACGCGCTGGACGCCGTGGCCATGTTGCCCCTGGCGCTGCCGGGCCTGGTAC contains:
- the hpt gene encoding hypoxanthine phosphoribosyltransferase is translated as MRILLTEEQIAEKVKSLGARLSTDYREKNPVLIGCLKGCVVFLADLMREITVPHTIDFVRASTYGTGQVSAGVVKAEIFDVNIRGRHAVIVEDIVDTGLTLGYLTEVLTKQEPLSLKVCALLVKPEAHRATVTIDYRGFDIPGDFVVGYGLDWGERYRDLPYVAVVDERDA
- the tilS gene encoding tRNA lysidine(34) synthetase TilS, whose translation is MSPPLFHKPGFPMPNDLEHKVEHTVRRHGMVKAGDRVIAAVSGGADSVVLLHVLHGLRGKLDMELGAAHLDHGLRGGEGREDAAFVMDYAASLGLPCVAERADVPAYCRENGCSVEQGAREVRYGFLRRVLLDQDADAVATGHTADDQAETVLMRLLRGSGSSGLSAIRPVREGWVIRPLLDVTAGEIAEYARKHGLSYRTDRTNEDQDVPRNRIRHHLVPLLQREYNPHIVQGLARLADMTRGEAEYLDAEATTFLADYARHEDGKILRVDLDAWGNAAPALQRVLVRRLFRTVGGNEERLRFDQVEDARAWIGRGPVGRIHELPCGIRMECRRSELVLCRGLLTPFLLNLEVPGTVEVPGTNLSIHVAEGSAETAPGATANRAVFDAAAVRRPWTVRSRERGDRMTPFGLAGHKSLKKLFNEWDVPRLLRDRVPVVTDGTQILWVAGYRQSNEGLVTVKTRRVMVAELMVKDPK
- a CDS encoding amino acid permease yields the protein MAEIDSNTAADPVADTEDEGLVRGLGPLEATTIIVGGVIGSGIFQAPSAIASNVGSPGMSLLVWLVCGLLALCGGLCIAELGAMLPRTGGQYVYVREAYRRRWVTFIYGWSAFWLVWPVSIAAVANVFANYLASVVNIITADTGGQGIVLSDGAQAVIASACVLILMMINVVGVRWSGRVTNLFTFIKVAALGGLILLGLFMAEKGSMAHFSPLFGGGGTAVSGFALGAFGAAMVTGLFSYEGWTFSSYVAGEMRDPRRNLPLSIIVGVLFVIVIYLAANFVYMLVLPFEQVQTSQWIAADVMKVLLGDGGALFISIGVMCSTFGGVNVHMLVAPRLFFAQSRDGLFFKGLSRAHPRFRTPAASILAQGILAALFALTPRFEDIISYGSFTSYFFSILAIAAVIVLRFSRPDANRPYRTWGYPVTPLLFLAVISGYLVSLLTNVAFIYNTLIGLAIVAAGFPFYFYWEKKNKGN
- a CDS encoding extracellular solute-binding protein; protein product: MNRRPVIRFFLRGLLFRGLLFTGVVFHAGDPGSISAQDRLVIVSPHWEGIRYEFTRGFDAFYRDETGRGVEIEWMDVGGTSEIIRFIKSEFTGKPEGIGIDMMYGGGSDPFVELARLDLLAPYRLPDDQLDELPAEAGGYPIYDAEYRWYGATMAGFGIMYNKRVAQLVELPVPETWEDLADPRLYSWVGAADPRKSGSAHVPFEIMLQVYGWERGWQIITALGANARGFANSGSQVPKDVTSGEVAYGMAIDFYAWAQINAVGPEMIGYTMPDNLTILNPDGISILKGAPNMAVAQSFLRFVLSEAGQRLWMQKPGTPGGPEQFQLNRFTVLPRLYQRIDPAHTSVTFNPFAWKSSFVYDAVKGAARRHIVDDMIGVFVIDAHAALQRTWRRAIETGDVERLLPSLGAVPITEEESLALDDRWRDQAFRNRTLLSWSRLAAEKYGSGASGWAGARYLLFSGSGLVLAGMVLYLWRLKRRSG
- a CDS encoding iron ABC transporter permease; the encoded protein is MPSTRFDLSDLTPGVLAILGILVLFFGLFLFYPILHVLLNAFYTDEQFSVEFFGLMLQSPVQQRALINSFELGIVTTALTTIIALPMAVALVRYDFIGKGLLGGLALVPMIMPPFVGAIGMKQMFARFGSINLFLLETGLIDAPIDWFGGGGFWGVVILEALHLYPIMYLNIAAALANVDPSLEESARNVGAGGFRLFRTVTFPLMLPGYFAGAIIVFIWAFTDLGTPLIFEFREVVAVQIFNMSTDVHANPLGYALVVFVVLVTLALFYLSKKFFGGRHYEMVARGHVASASKRATSFETVLIWGMLLSITGIALIPHLSVVLTSVTERWFMTVLPSDYTVAYYGQIFAHDLTLLSIQNSLWLSVMSTIIDIVLGVAIAYLLTRRRFPFRDALDAVAMLPLALPGLVLAFGYISGFSGTFLDVRVSPVPLLIIAYAVRRLPYMVRAAYAGFQQMSVTLEEASMNMGAGPLRTLWKITMPLVLANIAAGAILSFSFAMLEVSDSLILAIKEQYYPITKAIYSLMGRITDGPYMASAMGMLGMILLACSLLFTGKVLGRRMGQLFKV